The Metarhizium brunneum chromosome 5, complete sequence sequence GCCGCGCCAGCCTTTTTTGGGCCTCGTAAAGCTCGCACCATCAGCCCACCCAAAAACGCCTTGCTGTCTACATGTTGTACGCCTTTCCCCGCCGTTGTATTGTGTCATGAACCTAGgcagtatgtatgtactgcACGTGTCATGTTCAAACCGTGGCGCAAAGGAGGGTCTGGCAGGGTACAAGTCCCCGACTGTTCTCCGCAAAGTGTCCATCTCCGCAGACCCAAGCTCCAAGTTTACAGGTTCAATGGAACCGACTCTCCACAAGCCGCTCCGTGCTTTATAAGATGTGTGGGTGCTCGAAATCCTTGGCCAACAACTACCGACAGTGTGGTATTAAAAGTCAGTGCTGTCAAAAACATACTTTTACGCCTAAACTTGCTATAAACACTTcttaattaatagtataGTATTTTTCAAGCAGTATTTTACGTGGGTTTTGGTgtaaaagtaaagcttttGACAGACATTTGATATAGCGCTATGCCAGTGTCCCAAGTAATTACGAGTCAGCAGCAGCTAGGCTCGGCATTAATAATAGCATGAAATCCTCCGTCACGGCCAAGGTTGTCCCAGCATCAAAACCTTCCGGTGCCGATCCCTTAAGGACCCATTAGCCAAGTGTGCGGCTTCTCAAACTTCTGTCGATAGCCGTGTTGGCATCTCATCTGCGCTATTTTTTGTCAAGCCGCGAAACGACCACTTGTCGCTGCACGTGGTATAAACCGACATCTCTATTATTCGGTCCTTTtagtcagtcagtcagtcagtcgaGGCTGCTCCATGGGCATAGAAAACTGAAACTCGGCAAGTGTTGGTCAGAATGTATTATAAAATGGTATCCAAGTGTATCGCTATATAATGCCGTAATCCCGCTTCCCAAGTCAACAACAATGTTCCAATGCAGAAAAAAACCCCCTCATTGCAgaacttttcttttccccatCCACGTCTGCACATAGGTTTAATAATGAATCTTTTTACGCAGCCCCTTCCATCTCTTCCGGGATGGTTGCAAATTTAGTGAGTACGTTTTTCAGCGCAGGTCGGCGAATCGGCTTGCTCAGGAACTCATCCATGCCCGACTCCATGCATTCCTTGACATTGCTCTCTTCCGAAAAGGCAGTGAGTGCAACAATCGGCGCCACGTAACCCATCTTGCGAATCAGACGGGTGGATTGCAGCCCATCGAGATTGGGCATCTGGATATCCATAAAGATCAGATCGAATGGCTGGTCCTCTTCCATATTCGCCTTGACGAGCTCGTACGCCTCTTGGCCATCCTTTGCTATCGTGACATTGTTCACCTTCTCGAGCTTGAGCATCCTGCTGACTACCTCAATGTTGGTTGAATTGTCGTCGGCAACCAGAACCCGCAGTTCGCCCCGGCCCGCTTTGTCGGCCCTGACCTGTTGGATCGCTGCCTTTTGCCGGTCCTCACTGGTGCGCGGCGGCGTAGGGGCGAAAAAGGGAGTGCTGAGACCAACCAGTCGAGGTTGGCAGTCTTCCCTAACAGAAGAAACGTCCTTCTTTTTAGCGTCTTGTTCGGggtcgacgatgccgccgttgAGTGAATTGCGGTGGGCATCGCCGACAATGGACCCAACGCTCGGGGGCCTGGAGTGAGTGCTGCCGGGTGCAGTGCTTGGAACACGGTCTTGGACATGCTTGAGCGGGATTCGCAAGGAAAACGTTGATCCCACGCCCTCCGTACTAGTGACGCTAATAGAGCCATTCATCAGCTTGGCAAGCTGCGAGCATATGCTCAGTCCGAGACCGGTTCCTCCGAATTTCTTGCTCAGGCTAGAATCGACCTGTACAAAGGGCTCAAAGACTTTCCCCTGCATTGCCTCGGGGATTCCGCTTCCGGTGTCCTGAACCTCAAACTCAAACATGTACAGCTTGGTATGGAGCCGAGGCGGCGTTGGGGATCGTTCCCGCACATGGACGTGAGCATTTGCCTTGGGACCCTTGTGGCTTGATACAGCCGTGGTAGAACTGTCCTGGAGCGCCGAGGTGTGAGTCGTCGCCTTGGAAATAGACGACTGTGCAGAGCCTGAGCTCATCCTGTGCCGGTTTCGTCCACTTTGGGCGGAGCCGTTCCTGTGTGACCTTTCTTCGTTGCTGTTTCGCTCAATCTCGCCGAGGCAGCGTATGCGGACTTCGACCCTGCCTCCAGCCGGTGTGAATTTCAAACTATTGCTGACCAAATTGATAATGACTTGTAGGATTCGATGTTGATCGCCCCATAGATACACGTCTTTGAGCCGGCCCATTCCTGGCGGTCCTAGAGCGGGGAGTTTCATGGCGGTACCTTCCTGCTCTGATCTCAAGAGCTTTTCGTCGCATTCGAAGCCAAGAAATGTTACTTCAAACGTGATGTTGCTCTCGCGGACCTGCGTGTCGAAAATGGATATAATTTGTGAGTGAATATCACCTAGGCGGAACTCTCTGTCTTCGAGTCTAATTTGATGGTTGATTTGGTTCTTGGAGAAGCTTAAAAGATCTTCCAGAAGGTGGAGTAGCAAGTCGCCTTTGACCCGTTAGTAATGGTGGTTTCTGGAAATTTCATACTGCGACAGAACAATATACCCGATCTGTAAAGAGTCTTCAGCGACTGCTTAATGTGCCCAATatcgtcgtcttccatgCAAACAGCGCATATGCCCATAATGCCATTCAACGGCGTCTTGAGCTCGTGTGAAATGTTTGCAATGAATAATGTTTTGCTCTCGTTGGCGGCCTCGGCTGCCCTTTTACTTATTTCGAGTTCGCGAGTCCTTTCAGCGACTTTTTCATCGAGAGAAGTGTACTGCTTCACGAGCTCATCCGTCATTTCATTGTACACTTGCGTAAGCTCCGTAAGCTCGTCGGTGACAAAGTGTTTTCGATCTTCAACTCGCCCCGGAATCTTGAATATTCGACGATGGTTGTCAATTTCAGCCTGTGTCATTGCTCGTCGTCTCTTCCTGAACTTGCGACGTAAATTGGCAAAGAGGCCCTTGATCGAGCCAGACGACCCCGTGCCGCCTGAACTCGGACTTTGCTCATCATACTCCTCATACTCCTCCTCGTATCCAGGCGGGGAGATGGACTTTTCTGTCGCCATCTTGAGTCGTCTGATGGGGCCAACGCTGAGGTGCGCACATGGGATGACGAGGAGCAATATCAATGCGGCCGTGCCAAACACACAGCCGAGCAGAATCTGTCTCAGAGTACTGATTGGCGCATAGGCTTCGCCATCGGCTTGCTCTACCACGATGGCCCAGTCAACCAGGGCTGAACTAGGTCGGGCGACACCAACCGCGACCGACACGTCTTGCTCGTTCCTTGTCGACAGTAGTGCTCTGGCGTTATTCGGCTGCGAATTATGCTTGGCATAGTCGTTGAGCACCGCTGGGTATTGTGCAAGCGTAAACGGGCTATAGAAGTCGCCGGTGGCGTAGTCTCGCTTGCCATGGCGGTCGGTTTGTCCGGCAATGGGAATAACAGGGAGGACGAATTTCACAGTTGAGGGTGCCAAGGCATTGGCTGGGGGTGAGTAGGTGCTATTAGAAAGGAAAATGGGGGCCAGGAAATGGTTAGATGGATGGGTTGGCCCGACGAGCAGAACCATGCCTGTCGATCCCAGACCCTCACGAGTCGTCTGAACGTCGAAGAGGGAtccagcagaaacaatgAGCGTCATGTAGCCAAGAATAAAGTTTTGCACGCTGAGCGATCGGACAGGAACGGTAATGGACATGAGGGCAAAGGACTCGTTAATCATCAAGGgcccgagaaga is a genomic window containing:
- the tcsB gene encoding Two-component system protein B, producing MRLSIREQLATLVILTVLLALAIVSVPTWFFVHTFVTGVASSGLSLTASLKAARIDSGLELLQTISQTVATRVLLQQAFVNFYNNNDTDPFDTARTDLASAMSTNRFTGLLQARLYSRNETGAHPTGLLNVTGSGVGTETDNIQLPYLTPNGSRVNLSDTAFGYPPSLYPNITYRRLGYPNPYQPSTPAFGAYAFPGVAISDNDGLLLGPLMINESFALMSITVPVRSLSVQNFILGYMTLIVSAGSLFDVQTTREGLGSTGMVLLVGPTHPSNHFLAPIFLSNSTYSPPANALAPSTVKFVLPVIPIAGQTDRHGKRDYATGDFYSPFTLAQYPAVLNDYAKHNSQPNNARALLSTRNEQDVSVAVGVARPSSALVDWAIVVEQADGEAYAPISTLRQILLGCVFGTAALILLLVIPCAHLSVGPIRRLKMATEKSISPPGYEEEYEEYDEQSPSSGGTGSSGSIKGLFANLRRKFRKRRRAMTQAEIDNHRRIFKIPGRVEDRKHFVTDELTELTQVYNEMTDELVKQYTSLDEKVAERTRELEISKRAAEAANESKTLFIANISHELKTPLNGIMGICAVCMEDDDIGHIKQSLKTLYRSGDLLLHLLEDLLSFSKNQINHQIRLEDREFRLGDIHSQIISIFDTQVRESNITFEVTFLGFECDEKLLRSEQEGTAMKLPALGPPGMGRLKDVYLWGDQHRILQVIINLVSNSLKFTPAGGRVEVRIRCLGEIERNSNEERSHRNGSAQSGRNRHRMSSGSAQSSISKATTHTSALQDSSTTAVSSHKGPKANAHVHVRERSPTPPRLHTKLYMFEFEVQDTGSGIPEAMQGKVFEPFVQVDSSLSKKFGGTGLGLSICSQLAKLMNGSISVTSTEGVGSTFSLRIPLKHVQDRVPSTAPGSTHSRPPSVGSIVGDAHRNSLNGGIVDPEQDAKKKDVSSVREDCQPRLVGLSTPFFAPTPPRTSEDRQKAAIQQVRADKAGRGELRVLVADDNSTNIEVVSRMLKLEKVNNVTIAKDGQEAYELVKANMEEDQPFDLIFMDIQMPNLDGLQSTRLIRKMGYVAPIVALTAFSEESNVKECMESGMDEFLSKPIRRPALKNVLTKFATIPEEMEGAA